One window from the genome of Calliopsis andreniformis isolate RMS-2024a chromosome 12, iyCalAndr_principal, whole genome shotgun sequence encodes:
- the Mrps11 gene encoding mitochondrial ribosomal protein S11, producing MIKSILQSSVFPCARTKVSPVKVFTKLSSINLTSIRSIHITSINGKEYRTGNSKIRATDTKKHVRLDGEDSVEIQTADQQESEFPDAFTPDTLFNGIPYKDLHIINIKSTPNNTIMTTTDAKGDVTLIHSAGIEGFKHAKKGTNIAAQQAALTMGTRTLENGIKTVRIRVQGIGAGRMAAIKGLQLAGLKIVSITDDTRVSWNPPRPRKQRRI from the exons ATGATTAAATCTATTCTACAGTCATCGGTATTTCCTTGTGCAAGAACGAAAGTTTCTCCAGTCAAAGTGTTTACTAAATTATCGTCTATCAATTTAACAAGTATCAGAAGTATTCACATAACCTCAATTAATGGCAAAGAATATAGGACGGGTAACTCAAAAATAAGAGCCACCGACACTAAAAAACATGTACGTTTGGATGGAGAAGATTCTGTTGAAATCCAGACCGCAGATCAACA AGAGTCAGAATTTCCTGATGCTTTTACGCCAGATACACTTTTTAACGGGATACCATACAAAGATTTacatattattaatataaagtCAACTCCGAATAATACCATAATGACTACCACTGATGCTAAAG GAGATGTAACATTAATACATTCAGCTGGTATTGAAGGTTTTAAACATGCCAAAAAGGGTACCAACATTGCAGCTCAACAAGCTGCTCTTACAATGGGAACA CGTACCCTTGAAAATGGTATTAAAACTGTGAGGATACGGGTACAAGGCATTGGGGCTGGTAGAATg GCTGCCATAAAAGGTCTTCAACtggcagggttgaaaattgtctCTATCACAGATGATACTAGGGTATCATGGAATCCTCCGAGACCAAGAAAACAAAGGAGAATATAA